A genomic region of Chryseobacterium sp. KACC 21268 contains the following coding sequences:
- a CDS encoding DUF3945 domain-containing protein, translated as MRSNKRTIENEPSVLKKGFSKGSAVSHSSSQYRYQIEDVPWDTMAELGINREKLEEIGALDSLLKGYKTQMLIPILFNDGETLSTVDARLQLRIGDDGELIVKVHRVLKKVDFRKKFKGHKFTKEDRVNLLNSGNMGRVVDLIDTVTGEIVSSLISLDRLTNELISLRMEFVRIPHVLCGVRLDFDQKQVLRDGKALFIENMVSKKGKLFSATVQFNADRQWVEFLFENKFRNSGFSEVNHSEREVPSYFRGVKLRQWQMDKLKAGVTAYIKGLESRKGKTYQGYMSFDKTIGKIVFSFKNPNKK; from the coding sequence ATGCGATCAAATAAGAGAACCATTGAAAATGAGCCGTCTGTTTTGAAGAAGGGTTTTAGTAAAGGGTCGGCTGTTAGTCATAGTAGTTCTCAATACCGCTATCAGATCGAAGATGTGCCGTGGGACACGATGGCTGAATTGGGTATAAACAGGGAAAAGTTGGAAGAGATAGGGGCATTGGATTCTCTGTTGAAAGGCTATAAAACACAGATGTTGATCCCGATACTTTTTAACGATGGGGAAACGTTAAGTACAGTTGATGCACGGTTGCAGTTGCGGATCGGTGATGATGGAGAATTGATCGTTAAGGTGCATCGGGTTCTTAAGAAAGTGGATTTCAGAAAGAAGTTTAAAGGTCACAAGTTTACAAAAGAGGATAGGGTCAATCTTTTAAATTCCGGGAATATGGGCAGAGTGGTGGATCTTATCGATACGGTGACGGGCGAGATAGTTTCTTCACTGATTAGTTTGGACAGGCTGACCAATGAACTGATCTCTTTGAGGATGGAATTTGTGAGAATTCCTCATGTGCTTTGCGGGGTGAGACTGGATTTTGATCAGAAGCAGGTGCTTCGTGATGGGAAAGCTTTGTTTATCGAAAATATGGTGTCGAAGAAAGGAAAACTTTTTTCTGCAACGGTTCAGTTCAATGCTGACAGGCAATGGGTGGAGTTTCTGTTTGAGAATAAGTTTAGAAATTCTGGTTTTAGCGAAGTGAATCATTCTGAAAGGGAAGTTCCTTCATATTTCAGAGGTGTAAAGCTTCGTCAATGGCAGATGGATAAGTTGAAGGCAGGGGTGACGGCTTATATCAAGGGATTGGAGAGCAGAAAAGGTAAAACCTATCAAGGATATATGAGTTTTGATAAGACAATAGGGAAGATTGTGTTTTCTTTTAAGAATCCGAATAAAAAATAG